The Falco peregrinus isolate bFalPer1 chromosome 9, bFalPer1.pri, whole genome shotgun sequence genome includes a window with the following:
- the PSMA1 gene encoding proteasome subunit alpha type-1: protein MFRNQYDNDVTVWSPQGRIHQIEYAMEAVKQGSATVGLKSKTHAVLVALKRAQSELAAHQKKILYVDNHIGISIAGLTADARLLCNFMRQECLDSRFVFDRPLPVSRLVSLIGSKTQIPTQRYGRRPYGVGLLIAGYDDMGPHIFQTCPSANYFDCKAMSIGARSQSARTYLERHMTEFTDCNLNELVKHGLRALRETLPAEQDLTTKNVSIGIVGKDMEFTIYDDDDVAPFLEGLEERPQRKPAPPADEPAEKAEEPMEH from the exons ATG TTTCGTAACCAGTATGACAACGATGTCACAGTTTGGAGCCCGCAG GGCCGAATCCATCAAATAGAATATGCCATGGAAGCTGTGAAACAAGGCTCGGCTACGGTGGGGCTGAAATCGAAAACACATGCTGTTCTGGTTGCTCTCAAG AGAGCACAGTCTGAGCTGGCagctcatcagaaaaaaatcctgtatgtTGACAACCATATTGGTATCTCAATTGCTGGACTTACTGCTGATGCAAGGCTCTTGTG caATTTCATGCGTCAGGAGTGTCTGGATTCTAGGTTTGTGTTTGATAGACCTCTTCCAGTGTCTCGCCTAGTGTCACTAATTGGAAGCa AAACCCAGATACCAACGCAGCGTTATGGCAGAAGACCGTATGGCGTAGGACTGCTCATTGCAGGTTATGAT GATATGGGTCCTCACATCTTCCAGACTTGTCCCTCTGCAAACTATTTTGACTGCAAAGCAATGTCTATTGGTGCTCGTTCACAGTCAGCGCGAACTTACTTGGAGAGACACATGACTGAATTTACTGACT gTAATCTAAATGAGTTAGTTAAACATGGACTGCGTGCCCTGAGAGAGACTCTTCCTGCTGAGCAGGATCTGACCACCAAG AATGTTTCCATTGGAATTGTTGGCAAAGACATGGAGTTTACCATCTATGACGATGATGACGTAGCACCATTCCTAGAAGGTCTTGAGGAGAGACCACAGAGAAAG CCTGCTCCGCCTGCTGATGAAcctgcagaaaaggcagaggagccAATGGAGCACTAG